One part of the Gadus macrocephalus chromosome 8, ASM3116895v1 genome encodes these proteins:
- the amy2a gene encoding pancreatic alpha-amylase, whose translation MKLFILLALLGLGAAQHNPHTKHGRTAIVHLFEWRWADIAAECERFLAPNGYAGVQISPPNEHITLTSPWYPWWQRYQPTGYNLCSRSGNENELRDMITRCNNVGVNIYVDVVINHMCGAGGGEGTHSSCGGWFSASRKDFPSIPFTNMDFNDHKCRTGSGDIENYGDANQVRDCRLVGLLDLALEKDYVRGKVAGFMNKLVDMGVAGFRVDACKHMWPGDLQNTLGRLHNLNTKWFSGGSRPFIYQEVIDLGGEPITSREYFHLGRVTEFKYGAKLGTIFRKWNGEKLSYTKSWGEGYGFMPDGNALVFIDNHDNQRGHGAGGAAIATFWDPRIHKMAVAYMLAHPYGVARVMSSFRWDRNFVNGKDQNDWIGPPSHGNGATKPVPINPDQTCGDGWVCEHRWRQIKNMATFRNVVNGQPHANWWDNQSNQVAFGRGNRGFIVFNNDDWNLDVTLNTGMPGGTYCDVVSGNKDGGRCSGKQIQVGGDGRAHFKISNQDEDPFVAIHADSKL comes from the exons ATGAAGTTGTTCATCCTGTTAGCCCTCCTGGGGCTTGGTGCCGCTCAACACAACCCCCACACCAAGCACGGCAGGACGGCCATCGTCCACCTGTTCGAGTGGCGCTGGGCGGACATCGCTGCCGAGTGCGAGCGCTTCCTGGCCCCCAACGGCTATGCAGGAGTTCAG ATCTCCCCTCCTAATGAACACATCACACTGACCAGCCCGTGGTATCCCTGGTGGCAGAGGTACCAGCCCACCGGCTACAACCTGTGTTCCCGCTCGGGTAACGAGAACGAGCTCAGAGACATGATCACCAGATGCAACAACGTCGGG GTTAACATCTACGTGGACGTGGTGATCAACCACATGTGTGGTGCCGGTGGTGGAGAGGGCACCCACTCTTCGTGTGGGGGCTGGTTCAGTGCCAGCAGGAAGGACTTCCCCAGCATCCCCTTCACCAACATGGACTTCAACGACCACAAGTGCCGGACGGGCAGCGGCGACATCGAGAACTATGGGGACGCCAATCAG GTGCGTGACTGTCGTCTGGTGGGTCTGCTGGACCTGGCCTTGGAGAAGGATTACGTTCGGGGCAAGGTGGCTGGCTTCATGAACAAGCTGGTGGACATGGGTGTGGCGGGCTTCAGAGTGGACGCCTGCAAGCACATGTGGCCCGGAGACCTGCAGAACACCCTGGGCCGCCTGCATAACCTCAACACCAAGTGGTTCTCCGGAGGCTCCCGGCCCTTCATCTATCAGGAG GTTATTGATCTCGGTGGTGAGCCCATTACGTCCAGGGAGTACTTCCATCTTGGAAGAGTGACTGAGTTCAAATACGGTGCCAAGCTGGGAACAATCTTCCGCAAATGGAACGGAGAGAAGCTGTCCTACACTAA ATCCTGGGGAGAGGGATATGGTTTCATGCCCGATGGCAACGCCCTGGTCTTCATCGACAACCACGACAACCAGAGGGGCCATGGCGCCGGTGGTGCCGCCATCGCCACCTTCTGGGACCCCAGGATCCACAAGATGGCCGTGGCCTACATGCTCGCTCACCCCTACGGAGTTGCCAGGGTGATGTCCAGCTTCCGCTGGGACCGCAACTTTGTCAACGGAAAG GACCAGAATGACTGGATCGGTCCACCAAGCCACGGCAACGGAGCCACCAAGCCAGTTCCCATTAACCCTGACCAGACGTGTGGAGACGGCTGGGTGTGTGAGCACAGGTGGCGTCAGATCAA GAACATGGCAACCTTCCGTAATGTGGTCAATGGCCAGCCCCACGCCAACTGGTGGGACAACCAGAGCAACCAGGTCGCCTTCGGACGCGGTAACCGTGGTTTCATCGTCTTCAACAACGACGACTG GAATCTGGATGTGACTCTTAACACCGGCATGCCCGGCGGCACATACTGTGATGTCGTCTCTGGCAACAAAGATGGCGGGAGGTGCAGCGGCAAACAGATCCAGGTGGGCGGCGATGGCCGCGCCCACTTCAAGATCAGCAACCAAGATGAGGATCCTTTCGTTGCTATCCACGCCGATTCCAAGCTGTAG